A genomic segment from Spinacia oleracea cultivar Varoflay chromosome 3, BTI_SOV_V1, whole genome shotgun sequence encodes:
- the LOC110785418 gene encoding thioredoxin-like 1-1, chloroplastic codes for MADVLRKSIVFSPKTSHRNNHSKRKFFPIKCSFPANNGGRLVGISSRSSFGGVGTAVDQNRNIWSQKSRNFQSIGAKMGLSIGKAHKWWEKGLQQNMREITSAEDLVDSLLNAGDNLVVVDFFSPGCGGCRALHPKLCQLAEMNPDVQFLQVNYEEHKSMCYSLNVHVLPFFRFYRGAEGRVCSFSCTNATIKKFKDALAKHGTDRSSLAPTKGLDEKELVALAANKELSFTYTSKPVEAEPVPEHQEVLVNADDKAAAKESLSSNRKTLGSSSTLRSAQENEDKTLATARR; via the exons ATGGCGGATGTTCTAAGAAAATCCATCGTTTTCTCTCCAAAAACTTCTCATCGTAATAATCATAGCAAACGTAAATTTTTTCCCATCAAATGTTCATTTCCTGCAAATAATGGAGGCAGATTAGTTGGGATTTCTTCGAGGAGTAGTTTTGGTGGTGTGGGAACTGCGGTTGATCAAAATCGCAATATTTGGTCTCAAAAATCGAGGAACTTCCAATCAATTGGTGCCAAG ATGGGTCTTAGCATTGGCAAAGCACATAAGTGGTGGGAGAAAGGACTTCAACAAAATATGAGAGAGATAACTTCTGCAGAAGACCTAGTGGATTCTTTACTAAATGCAGGAGATAATTTGGTTGTCGTTGATTTTTTCTCTCCTGGATGTGGAGGCTGCAGGGCTCTTCATCCTAAG TTATGTCAGTTGGCAGAGATGAACcctgatgttcagtttctccaGGTGAACTATGAGGAGCACAAATCCATGTGTTATAGCCTTAATGTTCATGTTCTCCCTTTCTTTCGGTTCTACAGAGGCGCTGAAGGTCGCGTGTGCAGCTTCAGCTGCACAAATGCCACG ATTAAGAAATTCAAGGATGCTTTAGCCAAGCATGGAACAGATAGGAGCAGCCTTGCTCCAACTAAAGGGCTGGACGAGAAGGAGCTCGTTGCTCTTGCTGCTAACAAAGAACTTTCATTTACCTACACATCAAAACCAGTGGAAGCGGAACCTGTACCTGAGCACCAAGAAGTTTTAGTCAATGCTGACGATAAAGCTGCAGCGAAAGAGTCTCTTTCTTCCAACAGGAAAACTCTTGGCTCATCATCAACCTTAAGATCTGCTCAAGAGAACGAAGATAAAACTTTGGCCACTGCCAGGAGATGA